From Penicillium psychrofluorescens genome assembly, chromosome: 6, one genomic window encodes:
- a CDS encoding uncharacterized protein (ID:PFLUO_008944-T1.cds;~source:funannotate) — translation MASLFFSTPVDIDVVLEDLDERQSVDVKLDKDRRERVPLYMDGESVKGAVTIRPKDGKRLEHTGIKVQFIGTIGISHPYLGVYGVKLIDSIHTEMFYDRGNHYEFLSLVQELAAPGELLHPQNFPFNFKNVEKQYESYNGINVKLRYFVRVTVSRRMQDVIREKDLWVYSYRMPPETNSPIKMDVGIEDCLHIEFEYSKSKYHLKDVIVGRIYFLLVRLKIKHMELSIIRRETTGSPPNQYNESETLVRFEIMDGSPSRGETIPIRLFLGGFDLTPTFRDVNKKYSTRYYLSLVLIDEDARRYFKQSEIALYRQAPEIAATPQIAQQQQIQQQILLEQAQQQQALPPGSATAGPGREPSVPVATPQPSANQTVSTPAA, via the exons ATGGCgtccctcttcttctccacccCGGTCGATATCGACGttgttcttgaagatctcgaTGAGCGCCAATCCGTCGATGTCAAGCTCGACAAGGACCGCCGCGAGCGTGTCCCGCTGTACATGGACGGCGAGTCCGTCAAGGGCGCCGTGACCATCAGACCCAAGGATGGCAAGCGATTGGAGCACACTGGCATCAAGGTGCAGTTCATCGGCACGATCGGTATCTCCCACCCGTATCTAGGAGTGTATGGCGTGAAACTAATCGATTCTATTCACACAGAGATGTTCTACGACCGCGGCAACCACTACGAATTCCTCTCGCTCGTCCAAGAGCTCGCCGCGCCCGGCGAACTCCTCCACCCGCAAAACTTCCCCTTCAACTTCAAGAACGTCGAGAAGCAGTACGAGTCCTACAATGGCATCAATGTCAAGCTGCGCTACTTCGTGCGGGTGACCGTGTCCCGGCGAATGCAGGACGTCATCCGCGAGAAGGACCTATGGGTGTATTCGTACCGCATGCCGCCCGAGACCAACAGCCCGATCAAGATGGATGTCGGCATCGAGGATTGTCTGCACATTGAGTTTGAATACTCCAAGTCCAAGTACCATCTCAAGGAcgtcatcgtcggccgcATCTATTTCCTGCTCGTGCGTCTGAAGATCAAGCACATGGAGCTGTCCATTATTCGACGCGAGACCACGGGGTCGCCGCCGAATCAATATAATGAGAGTGAGACGTTGGTGCGTTTTGAG ATTATGGACGGGTCGCCTTCACGAG GCGAAACCATTCCTATCCGCCTGTTCCTCGGCGGGTTCGACCTGACCCCGACATTCCGCGATGTGAACAAGAAGTACTCAACGAGATACTACCTTAGCCTGGTGCTGATTGACGAAG ACGCTCGCCGATACTTCAAACAATCCGAAATCGCGCTCTACCGCCAAGCGCCCGAGATTGCGGCCACACCCCAGatcgcccagcagcaacagaTCCAACAACAAATCCTGCTCGAGCAagcgcagcagcaacaggctCTGCCTCCGGGCTCTGCCACTGCAGGGCCGGGCCGAGAACCATCAGTCCCAGTTGCTACGCCGCAGCCAAGTGCAAACCAGACTGTCTCCACGCCGGCGGCATAG